The DNA sequence GATCGCCAGATCAACGGTCAGAATGTCACCGACACTGACCGCGCGGGCATCCTGGAACAGTTTCGAGCTGCGATCGTCCCACAGCGAAAAGCTGCTGGAGCGCTGCGGCGGCTGCTTTGGATAGGCCGCCATCTGTGGCGTCTCGCCATAGGCCAGACCCGAGCCCACAGGGCTCATCTCCGGCGCCTTGCCGATTTCGTTGAATGTCTGTGAGCCGCATCCGGCCAGGGAAAGGGCGAGAGCGGTTAAGGCGATGGCCCTTATCATGACGGATCCTTTGGTTGGTCAGTTGCCGCAGCACTGGCGATTATGCCGGTCAAACCGGCGGCCTTCTTGGAATCCATCTCAGCGAGGATCGAACTGGCAAGTCGTGGGCTCAGTTTCATGATGATGGCTGCAGCGATCCCGGGCGGGACAATTTCAAGCTGTTCGGCGGCGGCGTCGGGCTTCATGTTCTTGTAGATGCTGACGAGCTGGGTTTCGGCGACGCGCATGAATTCCTCGCGCTTCTGAAGCCAATCCCGGTACTGAACCGAGCGCTCGTCGAGCCGCAAAATGCGCTCGTCAACGCCTGCTTGCAGCTCTTCAAGCTCTTTCTTCTGAATCAGATAGCGCTGATCACGCGCGGCGTCGGCAATATTGCCGCAGAACGCGCGGATCTCGTCTTCCATGGTCGGAAGCGGCGCCTGCTGCGCCAGCGCGCCGGGCGACAGCATCGCCAAAGCTAATGCAGCGACGGCGCCGAGGCCCGGAAACGCCCGTTTTGGACGGCTGGGATAATCAGAGCTCATTGCAGCACCAGTTCAGCATGCAGCGCACCGGCCGACTTGATGCCCTGGAGGATAGCGATGATGCCATCAGGCTTGACGCCAATCGAATTGAGACCGGCAACGAGTGTCCTGAGATCAGGACCATCGATAATGGCGACCTTGCCGCCATCGACACCTGCGGTGATGTCGGTCAGCGGCTCAATTGCGGTCACCCCATTGGAGAACGGGGCTGGTTGCACGACCGTCGGCGTTTCATTGATCTGAACGGTCAGGGTGCCGTGGGTGACTGCTACTCTTGAAACGCGAACATCATTGCCAATCACGATTGTGCCGGTGCGCTCGTTGATGACAACACGTGCCGGCGTATCGGTTTCGACGATCAGGCCTTCGAGCTCGGCCGTCAGGCGCGCAAGGTCGGCGGTTTTGGGTTTGCGAACCGCGACGGTCGTGGAATCCAGGGCTTCGGCGATCGAGCCGCCATAGCGCGCCTCGGCATAGGCGTTGATCA is a window from the Hoeflea sp. IMCC20628 genome containing:
- a CDS encoding MotE family protein, whose amino-acid sequence is MSSDYPSRPKRAFPGLGAVAALALAMLSPGALAQQAPLPTMEDEIRAFCGNIADAARDQRYLIQKKELEELQAGVDERILRLDERSVQYRDWLQKREEFMRVAETQLVSIYKNMKPDAAAEQLEIVPPGIAAAIIMKLSPRLASSILAEMDSKKAAGLTGIIASAAATDQPKDPS